In a single window of the Olivibacter sp. SDN3 genome:
- a CDS encoding DUF3826 domain-containing protein, producing the protein MTLFKLLEMNMFGKFLLIISVLLVTVFFFREMNLASAATLGNDDDEYTRAITARSEKIVNKLSLDEPKHSKVLKIIIKQYRDLNDIDADYSDKRAAIGQNADNNQREYLMDQLDVVSEKKREKIHHRYLRKLNRHLTESQVEKVKDEMTYNVLPITYKNYLDMLPKLTAEQQRQILDYLTEAREKAMDAGSAKEKHAWFGKYKGKINNYLSAEGVETKKAREEWEKKLKER; encoded by the coding sequence ATGACATTATTTAAATTGCTTGAAATGAATATGTTTGGAAAATTTTTATTGATAATATCGGTACTGCTTGTAACCGTGTTCTTTTTTCGGGAAATGAACTTGGCGTCGGCAGCTACTCTGGGAAACGATGACGATGAATATACAAGGGCCATTACAGCGCGTTCAGAAAAAATCGTTAACAAACTTAGCTTGGATGAACCTAAACATTCAAAAGTATTAAAAATTATCATAAAACAATATCGGGATTTGAATGATATTGATGCCGATTACTCCGATAAAAGAGCAGCGATTGGGCAAAACGCCGATAACAATCAGCGAGAATATTTAATGGACCAACTTGATGTCGTTTCTGAAAAGAAAAGGGAAAAAATACACCATAGGTATTTGAGAAAGCTAAATCGCCACTTAACAGAAAGTCAGGTAGAAAAGGTGAAAGATGAAATGACTTATAACGTACTTCCCATTACATACAAAAATTACCTGGATATGTTACCGAAACTAACAGCAGAGCAACAACGGCAAATACTCGATTATTTAACTGAAGCCCGGGAAAAAGCTATGGACGCCGGTTCTGCTAAAGAAAAGCACGCCTGGTTTGGTAAGTATAAAGGTAAAATCAACAATTATCTATCTGCTGAAGGTGTCGAAACTAAAAAAGCGCGAGAGGAATGGGAAAAGAAGTTGAAGGAAAGGTAA
- a CDS encoding SusC/RagA family TonB-linked outer membrane protein, translating to MNISLLKINIFARDRLYILLLAICFMLLAPDVRAISGISSKKRVNIQGTIKNEKGEPLPGVSVTIKGTQTATTTDEKGVFRINLPTGNETLVFTYVGYVKREIAVGGERNLDIVLQEDNSSLDEVVVVGYGTQRKSHLTAAVETINMKDIEDLPVSNVAAGLAGRVLGLNVSGGTSRPGVPATLQLRNPSTLAKDGGTTQPLYVIDGIIQVDAQGQPDNSLFNSLTQAEIESISFLKDAAAAIYGSRAANGVVLITTKRGETGAPRVNYSGTYGINDEMYRPKMLSAYDFGQYVNIMNGPYGANLNPGENNFFSEDELEHFKTINHDWLEPAWSSSYTTQHSVNASGGSERATYFVNITYFEQDGNLATLSYDRWNFRAGTDVQVSDNFKVGLQVSGNYADNTKTWNKVTNEVDNHDYQTLINTPRYIPMYVDGYPVRVPGGSNDLSRYHFYEIERLNNLSKGVTKGMTVNLNAEYKIPFVEGLSARVNYGRNMSSGMTRRIGTRYTLYTFDRLGQNRHIYDGATVNGEINVNNDNAISYINENAQSYQLNFTANYARKFGEHDISGLFSVEKAESESQRQSVSRENPLLTTTGSFREAFGEFDGDTRDYEAGSLSYIGRLNYSYADKYLAEVLIRSDASTKFAPENYWGLFYSLSAGWVISEEDFFNASGINFLKFRYSFGKMGRDDTQPWRWRQRYTYDVGNGAVFGGNENSSVGMKMEASPNRDATWSDEYKNNIGVDMRFLDNRLSANIDGFYNRGLNLLDNRTGNVPISVGGSVAAENFGEVDMFGIELGAGWNDHIGQDFTYGVDLRFSWSDNKVRVGNFNEQDLAFPWIAQPGHSNDNGVWGYDYLGMFHTQEEVDAYVSQYNITQVFGVNAENLRPGMLYYRDVRGPLQPDGTFAAPDGIIDDFDQVKLANRQSNLYNLGMTLRASYKSLSVSCVISGSFGGWAEFDGNSRSKINNDISTIYESRPVFWNDIYDPILNPTGYYPNPHWNQISLNPTSEFWRVSSFRLQMQNFNINYNLPAKITEAIKVSNARVYFTCINPMYFYNPFNFKAPSTAYDAYPDLRTYSFGLNLTF from the coding sequence ATGAACATTTCATTATTAAAAATCAACATTTTTGCCAGAGACAGGCTCTATATCCTATTATTGGCAATATGCTTTATGTTACTGGCACCTGACGTACGGGCAATATCAGGCATTTCGTCTAAAAAACGGGTAAATATACAGGGAACAATAAAGAATGAAAAAGGTGAGCCACTACCTGGTGTAAGTGTAACCATCAAAGGCACGCAAACTGCCACGACAACGGACGAGAAAGGCGTTTTTCGAATCAATTTGCCGACGGGAAACGAAACATTGGTTTTTACTTATGTGGGCTATGTGAAACGTGAAATAGCTGTCGGAGGGGAACGCAATCTTGATATCGTACTACAGGAAGATAATAGCAGTTTGGACGAAGTAGTTGTTGTCGGTTATGGCACCCAGCGTAAAAGTCACCTCACCGCGGCCGTTGAGACTATAAATATGAAAGATATAGAGGATCTTCCTGTCAGTAATGTTGCTGCCGGATTAGCGGGACGCGTTTTGGGGCTGAATGTTAGTGGTGGTACCTCACGCCCAGGAGTGCCCGCAACGTTGCAGCTGAGAAACCCTTCAACACTTGCTAAAGACGGAGGGACAACACAGCCTTTATATGTGATAGACGGTATTATTCAAGTGGATGCTCAAGGTCAACCGGATAATAGCTTATTTAATAGCTTAACGCAAGCCGAAATTGAAAGTATAAGTTTCCTGAAAGATGCCGCTGCAGCTATATATGGTTCCCGGGCGGCTAACGGTGTTGTGCTTATTACCACGAAGCGGGGAGAAACGGGAGCTCCCCGTGTAAATTACAGTGGGACATACGGTATTAACGACGAAATGTACCGTCCGAAGATGTTGAGCGCTTATGATTTTGGACAGTACGTAAATATTATGAACGGCCCCTATGGTGCTAATTTAAATCCCGGAGAAAATAATTTTTTCAGCGAAGACGAGCTGGAACATTTTAAAACAATTAATCACGATTGGCTGGAACCGGCATGGTCTTCTTCTTATACTACACAGCACTCCGTTAATGCTTCTGGAGGAAGTGAGCGCGCAACCTACTTTGTTAACATAACCTATTTTGAACAGGATGGAAACTTAGCTACATTATCCTATGACCGTTGGAATTTCAGGGCGGGAACGGATGTACAGGTATCCGATAATTTTAAAGTGGGCCTACAGGTTTCGGGAAATTATGCGGATAATACGAAGACGTGGAATAAGGTGACCAACGAAGTCGATAATCATGATTACCAGACATTGATAAATACACCACGGTATATTCCTATGTATGTAGATGGTTACCCGGTTAGAGTGCCCGGTGGCAGCAATGATCTCTCCCGGTACCATTTTTACGAAATTGAGCGTCTTAATAACCTGTCAAAGGGTGTTACCAAAGGAATGACTGTAAATCTTAACGCTGAATACAAGATACCATTCGTTGAGGGACTATCAGCCCGCGTGAATTACGGAAGAAACATGAGCAGTGGGATGACACGGAGAATTGGAACGCGTTACACCTTGTATACTTTTGATCGATTGGGACAGAATAGGCATATTTATGATGGGGCTACAGTAAATGGCGAGATAAATGTCAATAACGACAATGCAATATCCTACATTAATGAAAATGCGCAATCCTACCAGTTGAATTTTACGGCAAATTACGCACGTAAATTTGGCGAACATGACATCAGCGGCTTGTTCAGCGTAGAAAAGGCAGAATCTGAATCTCAAAGACAAAGTGTATCGCGTGAAAACCCGCTTTTAACCACCACAGGATCGTTCCGAGAGGCCTTCGGTGAGTTTGATGGGGATACACGAGATTATGAAGCCGGATCACTTTCGTATATAGGAAGATTGAATTACAGTTATGCAGACAAATATTTGGCAGAAGTTTTGATTCGGAGTGACGCGTCTACCAAGTTTGCACCAGAGAATTATTGGGGGCTATTTTATTCGCTCTCTGCAGGTTGGGTGATTTCCGAAGAAGATTTTTTTAACGCAAGTGGAATCAATTTCTTAAAATTTCGTTACTCATTTGGTAAAATGGGAAGAGATGATACCCAGCCCTGGCGATGGCGTCAACGTTACACCTATGATGTAGGAAATGGAGCCGTATTTGGGGGTAACGAGAACTCATCGGTGGGAATGAAGATGGAAGCTTCACCCAATAGGGACGCCACTTGGAGCGACGAATATAAAAACAACATCGGTGTTGATATGCGGTTTCTAGATAATCGTTTATCGGCAAATATTGATGGTTTCTATAACAGAGGATTGAATCTTTTGGATAATCGTACAGGCAATGTTCCAATCTCAGTGGGTGGATCCGTAGCAGCTGAAAATTTTGGAGAGGTTGATATGTTTGGAATTGAATTGGGAGCCGGTTGGAACGATCATATCGGTCAAGATTTTACTTATGGTGTAGATTTACGATTTAGTTGGTCTGATAATAAAGTAAGGGTCGGGAATTTTAACGAACAGGACTTAGCCTTTCCGTGGATCGCACAACCTGGACATTCCAATGATAATGGGGTGTGGGGCTACGATTATCTTGGCATGTTCCATACACAAGAGGAGGTTGACGCATATGTGAGCCAGTATAATATCACGCAGGTCTTTGGGGTTAATGCTGAAAATTTACGCCCGGGAATGCTTTATTACCGCGATGTAAGAGGACCTCTTCAGCCTGATGGAACATTTGCCGCGCCGGATGGCATAATCGACGACTTCGACCAGGTGAAATTAGCTAACCGGCAATCCAACCTTTATAATTTGGGCATGACTTTGAGGGCATCATATAAATCACTCAGTGTGTCCTGTGTCATTAGTGGATCTTTTGGCGGATGGGCCGAATTCGATGGCAACTCCCGTTCTAAAATTAATAATGACATCAGTACGATATATGAGAGCCGTCCAGTTTTCTGGAATGATATTTATGACCCAATTTTAAATCCTACGGGATATTACCCAAACCCACATTGGAACCAAATCAGCCTAAATCCGACGTCTGAATTCTGGCGGGTAAGCTCCTTCAGATTACAAATGCAGAATTTTAATATCAATTATAATCTACCAGCGAAGATCACCGAGGCGATAAAAGTTAGTAACGCCAGAGTTTACTTTACCTGCATAAATCCGATGTATTTTTATAATCCATTTAATTTTAAGGCTCCTAGTACAGCGTATGATGCATATCCTGATTTGCGTACCTACTCTTTTGGACTTAACCTTACATTTTAG
- a CDS encoding RagB/SusD family nutrient uptake outer membrane protein: protein MKKHFNIKLLALCVVAVAASCKDEFLQEKRDFTGVNEQVYEDPNLAQAYVDYIYGMFLPKDGNGQSLYWELAVDGNKFSQNTEELAGQNEFNQPWAQISFVQNHALQYFGTRMAGGINNNTWTRLKQINLFLDEIDEHGLTPDVTAPLKGQLYFWRAWQYFDLVRLYGGVPIVLTPQNPIVENTEENSVPRSPTSVCIDQICADLDTAMSMLPGRWDGTGWGRITSGAAAALKGKVLLTWASPQFNRNDDAARWERAYVANSEAKDLLEANGFGLYKKGNLANGEAWGNMWFEEIDNPEAVMVYGFNNITADNIKKNNFWERNIRPRELNGEGSVSPTKQMVEAFPMRDGKMPGQSSYPYDVQKFYKNRDPRFYKTFVYNGATWPYRENPNYIQWSYRWYNGADFDETPDANTETLGPNASGIYLCKASDPNASNTQASGRFEESGTDVMKIRFAEVILNLAESAIGTGRLAEGIDGIRAIRERAGVENLDGNYGMTATGRDELFAAILNERRVEFAYEGHRYWDLRRWMLFDGNSPTSARLGLQDQALNGTRRTGYFFVVKNDDGTRYRGNDDPMRSGQDGSIVIDREPTDFPPGIENQEEYLDYLYDNYFEIVEKDDLDPINTTPAWTYQWFDEYYFFGLHQNILNTSPYLEQTQGWNGLNGMGTFDPLQ from the coding sequence ATGAAAAAGCATTTCAACATAAAATTATTGGCCCTTTGTGTAGTAGCTGTTGCAGCGTCTTGCAAGGATGAGTTTTTGCAGGAAAAGAGAGATTTTACAGGCGTAAATGAACAGGTTTATGAAGATCCAAACTTAGCTCAAGCCTATGTAGACTACATTTACGGCATGTTCTTGCCTAAGGACGGAAACGGTCAATCGTTATATTGGGAATTGGCCGTAGACGGTAATAAATTCAGTCAAAATACTGAAGAATTAGCTGGGCAGAATGAATTTAATCAGCCTTGGGCACAGATTTCTTTCGTCCAAAATCACGCTTTGCAGTATTTCGGCACTAGAATGGCAGGAGGTATCAATAATAATACTTGGACCCGTCTTAAACAAATTAACCTCTTTTTGGACGAAATCGATGAACATGGTTTAACGCCCGACGTGACCGCACCACTTAAAGGGCAGCTTTATTTTTGGCGAGCTTGGCAATATTTTGATCTTGTCCGTCTATATGGAGGAGTGCCTATAGTATTAACACCACAAAATCCGATCGTTGAGAATACCGAAGAAAATTCCGTACCACGAAGCCCTACTTCCGTCTGTATCGATCAGATCTGTGCCGATTTAGATACAGCAATGAGCATGTTGCCTGGCCGTTGGGATGGCACAGGTTGGGGCCGGATAACCAGTGGTGCAGCTGCGGCGCTAAAGGGAAAAGTGTTACTAACCTGGGCTAGTCCGCAATTTAACCGGAATGACGACGCAGCGCGGTGGGAACGAGCCTACGTAGCAAATAGTGAGGCCAAAGATCTATTGGAGGCCAATGGTTTTGGACTATATAAAAAGGGTAATCTCGCGAACGGAGAAGCTTGGGGTAATATGTGGTTTGAAGAGATTGACAATCCGGAAGCGGTCATGGTATATGGTTTTAACAATATAACTGCTGACAATATCAAAAAGAATAATTTTTGGGAGCGTAACATTCGCCCTAGAGAACTGAATGGGGAGGGGTCGGTATCACCTACCAAACAAATGGTTGAAGCTTTTCCAATGAGAGATGGGAAAATGCCAGGCCAATCCAGTTATCCTTATGATGTTCAAAAGTTCTATAAAAATCGCGATCCACGCTTTTATAAAACCTTTGTTTATAATGGAGCTACATGGCCATATAGGGAGAACCCAAATTACATACAATGGTCTTACAGATGGTATAATGGTGCCGATTTCGATGAAACACCTGACGCTAATACAGAAACACTCGGGCCGAATGCTAGCGGGATATATTTGTGTAAGGCCTCTGATCCGAACGCGTCGAATACACAAGCGAGTGGCCGTTTTGAAGAGAGTGGCACGGATGTGATGAAAATCCGTTTTGCTGAAGTCATATTGAATTTAGCAGAAAGCGCTATCGGTACCGGCAGGTTAGCGGAAGGAATAGACGGTATCAGGGCTATCCGAGAACGTGCCGGTGTGGAAAATCTTGATGGGAACTATGGCATGACAGCTACTGGGCGAGACGAATTATTTGCGGCTATCTTAAATGAACGGCGAGTAGAGTTTGCGTATGAAGGACATCGTTATTGGGATCTAAGGCGTTGGATGCTGTTTGATGGCAATAGTCCTACGTCCGCCCGTTTGGGGTTACAAGATCAGGCATTAAATGGTACTCGGAGGACAGGGTACTTTTTTGTAGTGAAGAACGACGATGGTACACGGTATAGGGGTAACGATGACCCAATGCGGTCTGGGCAGGATGGCAGCATCGTGATTGATCGTGAGCCCACAGACTTCCCCCCAGGTATTGAAAATCAGGAAGAATATTTAGACTATCTATACGATAATTATTTTGAAATAGTTGAAAAAGATGATTTAGATCCGATAAACACTACGCCGGCGTGGACTTACCAATGGTTTGATGAATACTATTTCTTTGGGCTTCATCAAAATATTTTAAATACATCTCCATATCTGGAACAAACACAGGGATGGAATGGCCTTAACGGTATGGGTACTTTTGATCCCTTGCAATAA
- a CDS encoding polysaccharide lyase yields MKRLFLIVPLWVGIVTSTYAQYPKITEDVKQTSDSLLNKAKESSDHAWEKAWPIVQQEAQNGRPYVPWASRPDDLPQADLLAFPGAEGGGAYTPGGRGGKVLVVTSLEDSGPGTLRWACEQGGARTIVFNVAGIIRLKSPLIIRAPYITIAGQSAPGDGVCVAGETVWIDTHDVIIRYMRFRRGETWVGRRDDAIGGNPIGNIIIDHVSASWGLDENMSIYRHMYDDGTDSPDKKYGTVNITIQNSIFSEALDTWNHSFGSTLGGENCSFIRNLWANNAGRNPSVGWNGVFNFANNIIFNWVHRNVDGGDYQAKFNIINNYYKPGPATPMDSRLAFRILKPEAGRSKLAEKTYGRAYVEGNIVEGNEKVTTDNWDGGVQIESLPNAAEYTEYIRARQPFAKPEFSVLDAGEAYEYVLNNVGAQLPKQDAVDARIVRTVRTGKPEYPENVQLPTEEFEHRRLPKDSYKSGIITTVDQVGGYPDYKGVPYNDSDGDGIPDEWEKNSGLNANDPADASKYADNGYTNIENYLNSLVKEETVAPVIAKK; encoded by the coding sequence ATGAAGCGATTGTTTTTGATAGTTCCCCTTTGGGTCGGAATAGTAACATCCACTTATGCCCAATATCCAAAAATTACGGAAGATGTGAAGCAGACCAGTGATTCACTTCTGAATAAGGCGAAAGAATCATCCGATCATGCCTGGGAGAAAGCTTGGCCAATTGTACAGCAAGAAGCTCAAAATGGAAGACCATATGTGCCATGGGCGAGCAGACCGGATGATTTACCGCAGGCTGATCTGTTAGCTTTCCCTGGGGCAGAAGGAGGCGGTGCCTATACCCCTGGAGGTCGTGGAGGAAAGGTGTTGGTCGTAACAAGCTTGGAAGATAGCGGACCAGGTACCTTGCGTTGGGCATGTGAACAGGGTGGGGCTCGAACAATTGTTTTTAATGTTGCAGGAATCATACGCTTGAAAAGTCCTTTAATTATTCGCGCCCCCTATATCACAATTGCTGGCCAGTCGGCACCTGGAGACGGTGTTTGTGTGGCAGGAGAGACCGTTTGGATAGATACGCATGATGTCATCATTCGGTATATGCGTTTTCGACGGGGAGAAACCTGGGTAGGGCGCAGAGATGATGCTATTGGAGGAAATCCAATAGGGAATATTATTATTGACCACGTATCTGCAAGTTGGGGTTTGGATGAAAATATGTCTATTTATAGACATATGTATGATGATGGAACCGATAGCCCCGACAAAAAATATGGAACCGTAAATATTACCATACAAAATTCAATCTTTTCCGAAGCGCTTGATACCTGGAACCACTCTTTTGGCAGCACATTGGGAGGGGAGAATTGCTCATTTATCCGAAATCTTTGGGCAAATAACGCCGGACGAAATCCGTCTGTAGGATGGAATGGCGTATTTAATTTTGCGAACAATATCATTTTTAACTGGGTACACAGAAATGTTGATGGAGGAGATTATCAAGCTAAATTCAACATTATTAATAATTACTACAAACCGGGTCCTGCAACACCGATGGATTCTAGACTAGCTTTTCGTATCTTGAAGCCAGAGGCTGGTAGAAGTAAGCTTGCAGAGAAAACCTATGGAAGGGCTTACGTGGAGGGGAATATTGTAGAAGGCAACGAAAAGGTAACAACTGATAATTGGGATGGTGGCGTGCAGATAGAATCACTGCCAAATGCAGCAGAATATACGGAATATATCCGCGCAAGACAACCCTTTGCAAAACCTGAATTTAGTGTATTAGATGCAGGGGAGGCCTATGAGTATGTGCTGAATAACGTAGGTGCCCAATTGCCTAAACAAGATGCTGTAGATGCTCGGATTGTTCGTACAGTACGCACAGGTAAACCGGAGTATCCCGAAAATGTACAACTTCCAACGGAAGAGTTTGAACATCGGCGGTTACCGAAAGACTCTTATAAAAGTGGTATTATAACTACGGTCGATCAAGTGGGCGGTTACCCAGACTATAAAGGTGTACCTTATAACGACTCGGATGGAGATGGTATACCAGACGAATGGGAAAAAAACAGTGGTTTAAATGCAAACGATCCAGCTGATGCATCAAAATATGCAGATAATGGATATACAAATATTGAAAATTATTTAAATAGTTTAGTGAAGGAGGAAACCGTTGCTCCAGTAATAGCAAAGAAATAA
- a CDS encoding DUF6298 domain-containing protein gives MVYSGFSSWCVLSLAFAWCLGEGNMLYAQEKQSPLVYENDTLRYTPDSLGNRIPDFSYSGYRAGEEAIPDVDARAVIKQTSGDATEIIQSAIDYLSALPMDGNGYRGTVLLESGTFEVNGTLRIRNSGIVIRGSGTGEDGTLLIGAGKDRQTLVQILGGEERIKGYTTQVSSPYVPVNAQYVEVNNTQGFQVGDAITIHRSSNQQWIEKLGTGHFGGGITALGWKPGQRDIYWDRTITNIEDNRVYLDAPITTALDKSYGETTVTSYSKVGRIHDIGVENLTLQSSYDIDNPKDEDHRWMAITLENVQDAWVRQVNFKHFAGSAVYVTESARRITVEDCKSLDPISEIGGQRRHTFFTNGQQILFQRLYAEHGYHDFAVGFMAAGPNVFVQCHAYQPFSYSGAIDSWSSGNLFDGVEIDGQALRFANLEQDGSGAGWAAANSVFWQCAAARVECYQPPTAENWAFGTWAHFVGDGYWEHSNEHIKPQSLYYAQLRQRLGNAATEKRTNLMPVETEASSSPSVEVAKKLTQLAGERQLTLSEFIDQASQRTPISLEANDVKVIAAIVPKSNTLDTSAVHLENGWLVGKRGVLIGKRQDVQWWNGSSRRYGLEKARPHVTRFVPGQTGHGLTDDLPAVIDTLKRHHVVAFEHNYGLWYDRRRDDHERIRRMDGDVWPPFYELPYARSGKGQAWDGLSQYDLTKYNQWYWSRLKSFADLAEAQDILFVHQNYFQHNILEAGAHYADFPWRTANNINHTGFPEPPPYAGDKRIFMDAQFYDVSNKDRVPIHRAYIRKCLDNFKENKGVLQLTGAEYTGPLHFVQFWLDVIDEWESENKQRALIGLSTTKDVQDEVLNDTKRNHIIDVIDIRYWYEQADGTTYEPKGGQHLAPRQQARLFKPKKTSFEKVYQAVSTYRERYPDKAVIYSANGAESNGWAIFMGGGSLASIPPALPRAFLTAAAQMKPQTSEKDGFYVLRGEEGEQIVYTRGMHEIEFDLSQAKGRYDVSYIDPVTGEIIDGQQVEAGKKHTVKLKDTNQSIVWLHHT, from the coding sequence ATGGTTTATAGTGGTTTTAGTAGTTGGTGTGTGTTATCCCTTGCCTTTGCCTGGTGCTTAGGTGAGGGTAACATGCTTTATGCCCAGGAAAAACAATCTCCGTTGGTTTATGAAAACGATACTCTTCGTTATACTCCCGATAGCTTAGGTAACCGAATTCCTGATTTTTCCTACAGCGGTTATCGAGCCGGTGAAGAGGCTATCCCTGATGTTGATGCGCGCGCAGTGATTAAGCAAACCAGTGGCGATGCTACGGAAATAATCCAATCGGCAATTGATTATTTGAGCGCCTTACCAATGGATGGTAACGGCTATCGAGGAACTGTACTGCTTGAATCGGGAACTTTTGAGGTAAATGGTACTTTGCGCATTCGTAATTCAGGAATTGTGATTCGGGGTAGCGGCACAGGTGAAGATGGCACCTTGTTAATAGGTGCAGGAAAAGATCGACAGACATTGGTACAGATACTAGGTGGCGAAGAGCGTATAAAAGGTTACACGACACAGGTTTCAAGTCCATATGTACCGGTTAACGCACAATATGTGGAAGTGAATAATACGCAAGGTTTTCAAGTAGGGGATGCCATTACCATTCATCGATCATCCAACCAACAATGGATTGAAAAATTGGGAACGGGGCACTTTGGTGGAGGCATTACCGCATTAGGTTGGAAGCCCGGCCAAAGGGATATTTACTGGGATCGAACAATAACCAATATTGAAGACAATAGGGTTTACTTGGATGCCCCGATTACAACAGCTTTGGACAAAAGCTATGGAGAAACAACGGTAACCTCGTACAGCAAGGTGGGGCGTATTCATGATATAGGGGTTGAAAACCTTACACTGCAATCCAGTTATGATATAGACAACCCCAAAGATGAGGACCATCGGTGGATGGCCATTACTTTGGAAAATGTGCAAGATGCTTGGGTTCGCCAGGTAAATTTTAAACATTTTGCCGGTTCCGCGGTATATGTAACAGAAAGCGCCAGACGTATTACCGTAGAAGATTGTAAATCATTAGATCCCATTTCCGAAATTGGGGGACAAAGACGGCACACATTCTTTACCAATGGGCAGCAAATACTATTTCAGCGTTTATATGCAGAGCACGGGTATCATGACTTCGCCGTAGGGTTTATGGCTGCTGGACCAAATGTTTTTGTACAATGTCATGCTTACCAGCCCTTCAGCTATAGTGGAGCGATTGATAGCTGGTCGTCGGGCAACCTGTTCGACGGCGTGGAGATAGATGGGCAAGCCCTACGTTTTGCTAATTTAGAACAAGATGGAAGTGGTGCGGGATGGGCCGCAGCAAATAGCGTTTTTTGGCAGTGCGCTGCTGCACGTGTTGAATGTTATCAACCGCCAACAGCAGAGAACTGGGCTTTCGGTACTTGGGCACATTTTGTGGGAGACGGCTATTGGGAGCATTCTAATGAGCATATTAAACCGCAAAGCTTGTATTATGCACAGTTAAGGCAGCGTTTGGGCAATGCTGCCACTGAAAAAAGGACAAACTTGATGCCTGTTGAAACAGAAGCCTCTAGTAGTCCGTCTGTGGAAGTCGCCAAAAAATTAACACAATTAGCCGGTGAGCGGCAGCTTACCTTAAGCGAATTTATTGACCAAGCGAGTCAGCGAACACCTATTTCCCTGGAAGCGAATGATGTAAAGGTGATTGCTGCAATTGTTCCGAAATCCAACACATTGGATACGTCGGCTGTTCATTTGGAAAATGGCTGGCTTGTTGGAAAAAGGGGCGTATTGATAGGGAAAAGACAAGATGTGCAATGGTGGAACGGTAGTTCACGTAGATATGGGCTGGAGAAGGCGCGTCCTCATGTCACGCGATTTGTACCAGGACAAACTGGCCATGGTTTAACGGATGATTTGCCAGCCGTGATAGACACTTTAAAGAGGCATCACGTGGTTGCTTTCGAGCATAATTACGGACTTTGGTATGATAGGAGAAGGGATGATCACGAGCGTATACGTCGTATGGATGGCGATGTGTGGCCTCCTTTTTACGAGTTGCCCTATGCGCGGAGCGGGAAAGGACAAGCTTGGGATGGTTTAAGTCAGTATGATTTAACAAAATATAACCAATGGTATTGGTCAAGACTAAAAAGCTTTGCTGATCTAGCGGAAGCGCAGGACATCCTTTTCGTACATCAAAATTACTTTCAACACAATATCCTTGAAGCCGGAGCGCATTATGCTGACTTCCCCTGGCGGACGGCCAATAATATAAACCACACCGGGTTTCCCGAACCACCACCCTATGCCGGTGATAAACGGATTTTTATGGACGCACAGTTTTATGATGTTTCTAATAAAGATCGCGTACCGATACATCGGGCTTATATAAGAAAGTGTTTAGATAATTTCAAGGAAAATAAGGGAGTACTTCAGCTAACCGGTGCCGAATACACGGGCCCCTTGCACTTTGTTCAGTTTTGGCTGGATGTAATTGATGAGTGGGAAAGCGAAAATAAACAACGAGCACTGATCGGATTAAGCACCACAAAAGATGTACAGGATGAGGTGTTGAATGATACGAAACGGAACCATATTATAGATGTAATAGATATTCGTTACTGGTATGAACAGGCGGATGGGACTACCTATGAACCAAAGGGAGGGCAACATTTAGCACCGCGGCAACAAGCGCGATTATTTAAGCCGAAAAAGACTTCGTTCGAAAAAGTATACCAAGCCGTTTCGACTTACCGTGAACGTTATCCAGATAAAGCGGTTATTTATTCGGCGAATGGCGCTGAAAGTAATGGCTGGGCTATATTTATGGGGGGTGGGTCATTGGCGAGCATTCCACCTGCGTTGCCCCGTGCCTTTTTGACTGCAGCTGCACAGATGAAACCACAAACAAGTGAAAAAGATGGGTTTTATGTTCTTCGTGGTGAAGAGGGTGAGCAAATTGTATATACAAGAGGGATGCACGAAATTGAATTTGACCTATCTCAGGCAAAGGGAAGATATGATGTTAGCTATATTGACCCCGTCACGGGGGAAATTATTGATGGGCAACAAGTAGAAGCCGGCAAGAAGCACACCGTAAAATTGAAAGACACTAATCAAAGCATCGTATGGTTACACCATACCTAA